TACCATATACTGCGGCTTCCAAGGTATTGTGAATTCCAGTTCCAAACCCTCCTCCTATATAAGCAGCACTTGCATAGCGATATATAGATGACAAAAAACCAATTTGATCAACTAGCAATATATCAAAATCTGATACAGATTCCATTTTAGCCTGCGAATATGTAATAAACGACAGCCCTTCTAGTTTGGCAGATATTTCTGTGATATGATCTGAAGTAACTTCGTGAGGCACAATAACAAACTTTCTTTTAGCAGTGTTAGTTGTTTGGCGAATATAATCAACAAATAAATCTTCGTCTTTAGACCAAGTACTTCCAGCAACTATGGTGAATTTTTGGGAACAAAAATTTTCTACAATATCAAGTTTTTGCGCCCTATCAGCGACTTGCTTTACTCTATCAAAACGAGTATCTCCAACCACTTCTACATCACACATATTTAACTGCTTCAAAAGCTTCTTAGAGTTTTCATCTTGTACAAAAAGCATATTATAACATCTTAACGCTTTTCTAAAGTAAGTCCCATACCATTTAAAAAAATGTTGGTTATCTCTAAATATATAGGATACTCCTATTAATGGGATATTCTTTCGAGAAAGTTCAAAAATATAGTTCAACCAAAATTCATACTTTATGAAAAAAACAAGCTTGGGATTCACCAGCTTTACAAAACGCCTTGCATTAGAGGGGGTGTCCATAGGCAAATAAAAGATATAATCTGCAAAAGCATAATTTTTCCGAAGCTCGTAACCAGAAGGAGAAAAAAAAGTGAGTAGTATCTTGTATGTTGGGATGTTTTTTTTAATTTTTTCTAACAATACTCTTGCCTGCTCGAATTCACCTACAGAAGCACAATGAAACCAAATAATAGAATCAGAAGTATTAATTTTAGACGCTACAATTTTAAAAATATCTTTCCTACCCTCTATCCAACTCTTTGCTTTGCCATTGCCTAGTAATGCTGCTATAAATAACAGTGTTTGATAGCAATAAATACCTACATTATAAAAGATAGACATCATAATTTAATACTCAACACGTATAGAATCGCTAATAATACTTTCCGCACCATTATCGAATATAGCTTTTATTCTGTACTCGTAGATATTACCCATATTTATAAGTTTATCAGAAAAACTGAAAACAGCTCCATCTACAGTCTTCAGAATTGCAATAGGTTTATTGGGTTGTCCTCTGTAAATTATAAACTTCTCAATATTAGCTTCTTTATATACCCAATTTAGTTGAATGCTATTTTTCTCCTTATCTATTTGAGCTGTAGCATCAACAATTTTCTTTCGAAATCCATTTTCGTACTTCATAAATAAAGGAGCAGAATAGCTTCTATTCTCTGATGAA
Above is a window of Bacteroidota bacterium DNA encoding:
- a CDS encoding 3-deoxy-D-manno-octulosonic acid transferase, whose product is MMSIFYNVGIYCYQTLLFIAALLGNGKAKSWIEGRKDIFKIVASKINTSDSIIWFHCASVGEFEQARVLLEKIKKNIPTYKILLTFFSPSGYELRKNYAFADYIFYLPMDTPSNARRFVKLVNPKLVFFIKYEFWLNYIFELSRKNIPLIGVSYIFRDNQHFFKWYGTYFRKALRCYNMLFVQDENSKKLLKQLNMCDVEVVGDTRFDRVKQVADRAQKLDIVENFCSQKFTIVAGSTWSKDEDLFVDYIRQTTNTAKRKFVIVPHEVTSDHITEISAKLEGLSFITYSQAKMESVSDFDILLVDQIGFLSSIYRYASAAYIGGGFGTGIHNTLEAAVYGIPIAFGPKYHKFNEAKDLVSANIATVIASSSDLKLWIDRTLNDNVYYVTSSIASKEYVNRNVGASDIIFDRIQKYIC